The Streptomyces sp. NBC_01689 genome includes a window with the following:
- a CDS encoding amino acid ABC transporter ATP-binding protein, protein MSTPEIQVKDLHKSFGDNEVLRGIDLEIGSGEVVCVIGPSGSGKSTLLRCVNLLEEPSRGRVVVGGTEVTDPDVDIDAVRRRIGMVFQQFNLFPHLSVTENLTLPQRRVLGRDKEAAAKVAAENLRRVGLSEKADAYPASLSGGQQQRVAIARALAMGPEVMLFDEPTSALDPELVGDVLAVMRRLANEGMTMMVVTHEMTFAREVADRVVFMDGGVIVEDGTPEQVIGNPGNERTRHFLSRLLDPAMADVEEETPDRADGEGRRPN, encoded by the coding sequence GTGAGCACGCCGGAGATCCAGGTGAAGGACCTGCACAAGTCCTTCGGTGACAACGAGGTGCTGCGCGGCATCGATCTCGAGATCGGCTCGGGTGAGGTGGTCTGCGTCATCGGGCCGTCCGGCTCCGGCAAGTCCACGCTGCTGCGCTGCGTGAACCTCCTGGAGGAACCCAGCAGGGGCCGGGTCGTCGTCGGCGGTACGGAGGTCACGGACCCCGATGTCGACATCGACGCGGTGCGCCGCCGTATCGGCATGGTCTTCCAGCAGTTCAACCTCTTCCCGCACCTGTCGGTGACCGAGAACCTCACGCTGCCGCAGCGCCGGGTGCTCGGGCGGGACAAGGAGGCGGCGGCGAAGGTGGCCGCGGAGAACCTCCGGCGGGTGGGCCTGTCGGAGAAGGCGGACGCCTATCCCGCCTCGCTCTCGGGGGGCCAGCAGCAGCGGGTGGCGATCGCCCGCGCGCTCGCCATGGGCCCGGAGGTGATGCTCTTCGACGAGCCCACCTCCGCCCTGGACCCCGAACTCGTCGGCGACGTGCTCGCGGTGATGCGCAGGCTGGCGAACGAGGGCATGACGATGATGGTCGTCACCCACGAGATGACGTTCGCGCGCGAGGTCGCCGACCGGGTGGTCTTCATGGACGGCGGGGTGATCGTCGAGGACGGCACCCCCGAGCAGGTCATCGGCAACCCGGGCAACGAGCGCACCCGGCACTTCCTCTCCCGGCTGCTGGACCCCGCGATGGCGGACGTCGAGGAGGAGACACCCGACCGGGCTGACGGGGAGGGCCGGCGCCCGAACTAG
- a CDS encoding DUF4097 family beta strand repeat-containing protein yields MQKFDTPAPVSAVLDIPAGRVRLIAADRADTTVEILPLDASRGRDVKAAERTEVTCSGGVLRIETAATENRILGASGSLDVTVHLPAGSRIEAKAPGADLRGVGRLGDVVFEGGQATVDLDEAGSARLTLLAGDVSVGRLDGAAEITTRQGDIRVAEAVRGAVTLRTEHGGISIGAAHGVSASLDAGTGYGRVHNTLRNTAGAGAGLAVRATTAYGDITAHSL; encoded by the coding sequence ATGCAGAAGTTCGACACCCCCGCCCCCGTCTCGGCCGTCCTCGACATCCCCGCGGGACGCGTCCGCCTGATCGCCGCCGACCGGGCCGACACCACGGTCGAGATCCTGCCCCTCGACGCCTCCAGGGGGCGCGACGTCAAGGCCGCCGAGCGGACCGAGGTCACCTGCTCCGGCGGGGTCCTGCGAATCGAGACCGCGGCCACGGAGAACCGGATCCTCGGCGCTTCCGGCTCCCTCGACGTGACGGTCCACCTCCCCGCCGGCTCCCGGATCGAGGCGAAGGCGCCCGGCGCCGACCTCAGGGGCGTCGGACGGCTCGGCGACGTCGTCTTCGAGGGCGGACAGGCCACGGTCGACCTCGACGAGGCCGGGAGCGCCCGCCTCACCCTGCTCGCCGGCGACGTCTCCGTCGGCCGCCTGGACGGCGCCGCCGAGATCACCACCCGGCAGGGCGACATCCGCGTCGCCGAGGCGGTGCGCGGCGCGGTCACCCTGCGCACCGAGCACGGCGGCATCTCGATCGGCGCGGCCCACGGCGTCTCCGCGTCCCTGGACGCCGGTACCGGCTACGGCCGGGTCCACAACACCCTCCGGAACACCGCGGGCGCCGGAGCGGGCCTGGCCGTCCGGGCGACCACCGCCTACGGCGACATCACCGCCCACAGCCTCTGA
- a CDS encoding precorrin-8X methylmutase yields the protein MSQVFPEPRVVHPIEQESFRRLRARLDTSHFPPLTRAVVERVVHSAADLDYANDLVTDENTLVRAHTALHAGAPVVVDVEMVAAGITRRDTVCRLRDARSGPGLTRSAHAVRLAYEDVGPGALWVIGCAPTALEELLTLHADPALVIGLPVGFVGAAESKAALRESGLPAVSNVSEKGGSAVAAAALNALLYHPVPKETS from the coding sequence GTGAGCCAGGTCTTCCCGGAGCCCCGGGTCGTCCACCCCATCGAGCAGGAGTCCTTCCGGCGGCTGCGCGCGCGCCTGGACACCTCGCACTTCCCGCCGCTGACACGTGCCGTCGTGGAGCGGGTCGTCCACTCCGCGGCGGACCTCGACTACGCGAACGACCTCGTCACCGACGAGAACACCCTGGTCAGGGCGCACACCGCGCTGCACGCCGGCGCGCCGGTCGTGGTGGACGTCGAGATGGTCGCGGCGGGCATCACCCGCCGGGACACCGTCTGCCGTCTGAGGGACGCCAGGTCCGGCCCCGGGCTCACCCGGTCCGCACACGCGGTCCGGCTCGCGTACGAGGACGTCGGCCCCGGCGCGCTCTGGGTGATCGGCTGCGCGCCGACCGCCCTGGAGGAACTCCTCACCCTGCACGCCGACCCGGCGCTCGTCATCGGTCTGCCCGTCGGCTTCGTCGGGGCGGCCGAGTCCAAGGCCGCGCTGCGCGAGAGCGGACTGCCCGCTGTCAGCAACGTGTCCGAGAAGGGCGGTTCGGCGGTCGCCGCCGCCGCGCTCAACGCCCTGCTGTACCACCCCGTACCGAAGGAGACATCGTGA
- a CDS encoding GbsR/MarR family transcriptional regulator: protein MPGGRLTQQERQQVALGLADGLAYAEIARRLDRPTSTITREVMRNGGPTAYRADLAHRATERRAARRRQSAPQGPEAPPQRHGRDPEAVREYEETFTTVIMASGMSKMMSRVLACLCISDSGSLTAAELVQRLQVSPASVSKAIAFLESQGLVRRERDERRRERYIVDDDIWYQSMMASARSTAQLVETTRQGVQVLGPGTPAATRLENISRFLDFVSESIARAAEQARDILHAKPEPPAEQPARPASGAGDEGKGGREA, encoded by the coding sequence ATGCCGGGAGGCAGACTCACCCAGCAGGAGCGGCAGCAGGTGGCACTGGGGCTGGCCGACGGGCTCGCCTACGCGGAGATCGCCAGGCGTCTCGACCGGCCGACCTCGACCATCACCCGGGAGGTCATGCGCAACGGTGGTCCGACCGCGTACCGCGCCGATCTCGCCCACCGCGCCACCGAACGCCGCGCCGCCCGCCGCAGGCAGAGTGCGCCGCAGGGCCCGGAGGCGCCTCCGCAGCGGCATGGGCGGGACCCCGAGGCGGTGCGCGAGTACGAGGAGACGTTCACCACCGTCATCATGGCCTCGGGCATGTCCAAGATGATGTCCCGGGTGCTGGCCTGCCTCTGCATCAGCGACTCGGGCAGCCTCACCGCGGCCGAACTCGTCCAGCGCCTCCAGGTCAGTCCGGCGTCCGTCTCCAAGGCGATCGCGTTCCTGGAGAGCCAGGGCCTCGTCCGCCGTGAGCGCGACGAGCGCCGTCGCGAGCGCTACATCGTCGACGACGACATCTGGTACCAGTCGATGATGGCCAGCGCCCGGTCCACCGCCCAGCTCGTCGAGACCACCCGGCAGGGCGTCCAGGTGCTCGGCCCGGGCACCCCGGCCGCCACCCGCCTGGAGAACATCTCCCGCTTCCTCGACTTCGTCTCCGAGAGCATCGCCCGCGCCGCCGAACAGGCCCGCGACATCCTCCACGCGAAGCCCGAACCGCCCGCCGAGCAGCCGGCCCGCCCGGCTTCCGGGGCAGGGGACGAAGGCAAGGGCGGGAGGGAAGCGTAG
- the ectA gene encoding diaminobutyrate acetyltransferase, translating into MTAAQTDLPAEFLEIPEGLRIDRPEVADGAALWRIAKDSETLDLNSSYSYLLWCRDFAGTSVVARDTADPTGRPVGFVTGYVRPERPDTLLVWQVAVDASHRGRGLAAALLDGLTARVARERTISGIETTITPGNTASERLFTSYAARHGAQVEREVLFGSGQFPNGPDGPHDPEVLYRIGPLSL; encoded by the coding sequence ATGACCGCCGCACAGACAGACCTGCCAGCGGAATTCCTGGAAATACCAGAGGGCCTTCGGATCGACCGTCCGGAGGTGGCCGACGGGGCCGCCCTCTGGCGCATCGCCAAGGACTCCGAAACCCTCGACCTGAACTCCTCGTACAGCTATCTGCTGTGGTGCCGCGACTTCGCCGGCACCTCGGTGGTCGCGCGTGACACGGCGGACCCGACGGGGCGCCCCGTCGGTTTCGTCACCGGGTACGTCCGGCCCGAGCGCCCGGACACCCTGCTCGTCTGGCAGGTCGCCGTCGACGCCTCGCACCGCGGACGCGGGCTGGCCGCGGCCCTGCTCGACGGACTGACGGCGCGGGTCGCCCGGGAGCGGACGATCAGCGGGATCGAGACCACCATCACCCCCGGCAACACCGCCTCCGAGCGTCTCTTCACCTCCTACGCCGCCCGCCACGGCGCACAGGTCGAGCGCGAGGTGCTGTTCGGGTCGGGGCAGTTCCCGAACGGCCCGGACGGGCCCCACGACCCCGAAGTCCTGTACCGCATCGGTCCCCTCTCCCTCTG
- a CDS encoding amidohydrolase family protein, with protein sequence MSDQPVLHVKGRVLVGPDEVRDELWVVGGRISYERPAGARDVRRVEGWVLPGLVDAHCHVGLDQHGPVPDEVSEKQALTDRDAGTLLVRDAGSPSDTRWIDDRPDLPKIIRAGRHIARTRRYIRNYAHEIEPEDLVAYVAREARRGDGWVKLVGDWIDRGTGDLGACWPRDAVEAAIAEAHRLGARVTAHCFAEDSLRDLVEAGIDCVEHATGLTEDTIPLFAAHGVAIVPTLVNIATFPRLADGGAAKFPRWSAHMRRLYERRYDTVRAAYDAGIQVYVGTDAGGTLPHGLVAGEVAELVTAGIPRTEALSATTWGARRWLGRPGLDEGAPADLVVYEADPRADVRVLGAPRLVVLNGRPVG encoded by the coding sequence ATGAGCGATCAGCCGGTGCTGCACGTGAAGGGGCGGGTGCTCGTCGGGCCCGACGAGGTCCGCGACGAACTCTGGGTCGTCGGTGGGAGGATCTCGTACGAGCGCCCCGCCGGCGCCCGTGACGTCCGCCGTGTCGAGGGCTGGGTGCTGCCCGGCCTCGTCGACGCGCACTGCCACGTCGGACTCGACCAGCACGGGCCCGTGCCCGACGAGGTCTCCGAGAAGCAGGCGCTGACCGACCGGGACGCGGGCACCCTGCTCGTCCGCGACGCGGGCTCGCCCTCCGACACCCGCTGGATCGACGACCGCCCCGATCTCCCGAAGATCATCCGCGCGGGCCGGCACATCGCCCGCACCCGCCGGTACATCCGCAACTACGCGCACGAGATCGAGCCGGAGGACCTGGTCGCGTACGTCGCCCGGGAGGCCCGGCGCGGCGACGGCTGGGTGAAACTGGTCGGCGACTGGATCGACCGCGGCACGGGCGACCTGGGCGCCTGCTGGCCCAGGGACGCCGTCGAGGCCGCGATCGCCGAGGCCCACCGGCTGGGCGCCCGCGTCACCGCGCACTGCTTCGCCGAGGACTCCCTGCGGGACCTGGTCGAGGCGGGCATCGACTGCGTCGAGCACGCGACCGGGCTGACCGAGGACACCATCCCGCTGTTCGCCGCGCACGGGGTCGCGATCGTGCCCACCCTCGTGAACATCGCGACCTTCCCGCGGCTCGCCGACGGCGGAGCCGCCAAGTTCCCGCGCTGGTCCGCGCACATGCGCCGGCTGTACGAGCGCCGGTACGACACCGTGCGCGCCGCCTACGACGCCGGCATCCAGGTCTACGTCGGTACGGACGCGGGCGGCACGCTCCCGCACGGGCTGGTCGCGGGGGAGGTCGCCGAGCTGGTGACCGCGGGCATCCCCCGGACCGAGGCGCTCTCCGCGACGACCTGGGGCGCCCGGCGATGGCTCGGCCGGCCGGGGCTCGACGAGGGGGCGCCGGCGGACCTGGTGGTGTACGAGGCGGATCCGCGCGCGGACGTACGGGTGCTGGGCGCTCCGCGTCTGGTGGTGCTGAACGGGCGGCCCGTCGGCTAG
- a CDS encoding sirohydrochlorin chelatase: MTTPPPALLIAGHGTRDAAGAEAFRAFVRELAHRHPELPVAGGFIELSPPPLAEAVGELVDRGVRRFAAVPLMLVSAGHAKGDIPAALAREKERHPGISYTYGRPLGPHPSLLAVLERRLDEVLGGTARTPADRADVTVLLVGRGSTDPDANAEVHKAARLLWEGRGYAGVETAFVSLAAPDVPSGLDRCVRLGARRIVVLPYFLFTGVLPDRVRQQTEGWAAAHPDVEVRSADVIGPEPELLDLVMERYREAVRGDLRMNCDSCVYRIALPGFEDKVGLPQQPHFHPDDDGHHHDGHHGHHHDGPAHSPSHAH, from the coding sequence GTGACCACCCCGCCCCCCGCCCTGCTCATCGCCGGACACGGCACCCGGGACGCGGCCGGAGCCGAGGCCTTCCGCGCCTTCGTGCGGGAGTTGGCACACCGCCACCCCGAACTGCCCGTGGCGGGCGGCTTCATCGAGCTGTCGCCGCCCCCGCTCGCCGAAGCGGTGGGCGAGTTGGTCGACCGGGGCGTACGCCGGTTCGCCGCCGTCCCGCTGATGCTGGTGTCCGCCGGGCACGCCAAGGGCGACATCCCGGCCGCCCTGGCCCGTGAGAAGGAACGGCACCCCGGCATCTCCTACACGTACGGGCGTCCGCTGGGCCCGCACCCGTCGCTGCTCGCGGTCCTGGAGCGGCGGCTCGACGAGGTCCTCGGCGGCACGGCCCGTACCCCCGCGGACCGGGCCGATGTCACGGTGCTGCTCGTCGGGCGGGGGTCCACCGACCCGGACGCCAACGCCGAGGTGCACAAGGCGGCGCGGCTGCTGTGGGAGGGACGCGGGTACGCGGGGGTGGAGACGGCGTTCGTGTCGCTGGCCGCGCCGGACGTGCCGTCGGGCCTGGACCGCTGTGTGCGGCTCGGCGCCCGCCGGATCGTCGTCCTGCCCTACTTCCTGTTCACGGGCGTCCTGCCGGACCGGGTGCGGCAGCAGACCGAGGGCTGGGCCGCAGCGCACCCCGACGTCGAGGTGCGTTCGGCCGACGTCATCGGTCCCGAACCGGAGCTGCTCGACCTGGTCATGGAGCGGTACCGGGAGGCCGTGCGGGGGGATCTGCGGATGAACTGCGACTCCTGCGTCTACCGCATCGCGCTGCCCGGCTTCGAGGACAAGGTGGGACTCCCCCAGCAGCCGCACTTCCATCCGGACGACGACGGCCACCACCACGACGGGCATCACGGGCACCACCACGACGGTCCCGCCCACTCCCCCTCCCATGCGCACTGA
- the cobC gene encoding Rv2231c family pyridoxal phosphate-dependent protein CobC translates to MRTDDAGDPGRAGADGHDLRHHGDAEVRDGGAVLTDLAVNVRADTPPEWLRERIAASLGGLAAYPDGRDARAAVAARHGLPVERVLLTAGAAEAFVLLARGLKVRQPVVVHPQFTEPEAALRDAGHSVDRVVLREEDGFRLDPGAVPEDADLVVIGNPTNPTSVLHPAGSLVELARPGRTLVVDEAFMDAVPGEREALAGRTDVPGLVVLRSLTKTWGLAGLRIGYLLADPGTVEELSRAQPLWPVSTPALVAAEACVSPRALAEAGHAARRVAADRAHLVAGLREFEPDGLRVVEPADGPFVLVRLPRAEAVRERLRGLGFAVRRGDTFPGLGKQWLRLAVRDRTTVNGFLQALDRAMTGAGR, encoded by the coding sequence ATGCGCACTGACGACGCCGGGGACCCCGGGCGCGCCGGGGCGGACGGGCACGACCTGCGCCACCACGGCGACGCCGAGGTGCGGGACGGCGGGGCGGTGCTCACCGACCTCGCGGTGAACGTCCGCGCGGACACGCCTCCGGAGTGGCTGCGGGAGCGGATCGCCGCCTCGCTGGGCGGACTCGCCGCCTATCCGGACGGGCGGGACGCGCGGGCCGCGGTGGCGGCTCGGCACGGGCTGCCGGTGGAGCGGGTGCTGCTGACCGCGGGCGCCGCCGAGGCCTTCGTGCTGCTCGCGCGCGGGCTGAAGGTCCGTCAGCCCGTGGTGGTCCACCCGCAGTTCACCGAACCGGAAGCCGCGCTGCGGGACGCGGGGCACTCCGTCGACCGGGTGGTGCTGCGCGAGGAGGACGGCTTCCGGCTGGATCCCGGAGCGGTGCCGGAGGACGCGGACCTCGTCGTGATCGGGAACCCGACCAATCCGACGTCGGTCCTGCACCCCGCCGGGTCTCTCGTCGAACTCGCCCGGCCGGGGCGGACGTTGGTCGTCGACGAGGCGTTCATGGACGCGGTGCCGGGAGAACGCGAGGCGCTGGCCGGCCGGACGGACGTGCCCGGACTGGTCGTCCTGCGCAGCCTCACGAAGACCTGGGGGCTGGCCGGCCTGCGGATCGGCTACCTCCTCGCCGACCCCGGGACCGTGGAGGAACTGTCGCGGGCGCAGCCGCTGTGGCCGGTGTCCACGCCCGCGCTCGTCGCGGCCGAGGCCTGTGTGTCGCCCCGAGCGCTCGCGGAGGCCGGTCACGCGGCCCGGCGGGTCGCCGCGGACCGGGCCCATCTGGTGGCGGGACTCCGCGAGTTCGAACCCGACGGACTGCGGGTCGTGGAGCCCGCGGACGGCCCGTTCGTCCTGGTGCGGCTGCCTCGGGCGGAGGCGGTGCGGGAGCGCTTGCGGGGACTGGGGTTCGCGGTGCGGCGCGGGGACACGTTCCCCGGGCTGGGAAAACAGTGGCTGCGCCTGGCGGTCCGGGACCGCACCACCGTCAACGGCTTCCTACAGGCCCTGGACCGAGCGATGACGGGAGCAGGCCGCTGA
- a CDS encoding amino acid ABC transporter permease encodes MRGGDAQAQPRRSGLTRRQKRTLSRGAQYVLFVAAVIAFAATADWGRLKNQFAQWDLVRQMFPDVITLALKNTVLYTMSGFVVGLVLGMVIALMRLSPVGPYRWVAGIYIEIFRGLPALLIFVFVGVAVPLAFPGTEIPGGTYGKVALALGLVSAAYMAETIRAGIQAVPKGQMEAARSLGFSHARAMVSIVVPQAFRIVIPPLTNELVLLFKDSSLVLFLGVTLEERELTKFGRDLASQTANSTPILVAGLCYLLVTIPLGFVVRRLEAKAGEATK; translated from the coding sequence ATGAGGGGCGGCGACGCACAGGCACAGCCCCGCAGGTCCGGTCTGACGCGGCGGCAGAAGCGCACGCTCTCGCGTGGCGCCCAGTACGTGCTCTTCGTCGCGGCCGTGATCGCCTTCGCGGCCACGGCCGACTGGGGACGGCTGAAGAACCAGTTCGCCCAGTGGGACCTGGTCCGGCAGATGTTCCCGGACGTCATCACGCTGGCGCTGAAGAACACCGTGCTCTACACGATGTCCGGCTTCGTCGTAGGTCTCGTGCTCGGCATGGTGATCGCCCTGATGAGGCTGTCGCCGGTGGGCCCCTACCGCTGGGTCGCCGGCATCTACATCGAGATCTTCCGGGGCCTTCCCGCCCTGCTGATCTTCGTCTTCGTGGGTGTCGCCGTGCCGCTGGCCTTCCCGGGCACGGAGATCCCCGGCGGCACGTACGGCAAGGTGGCGCTGGCCCTCGGTCTGGTCTCGGCGGCGTACATGGCCGAGACCATCCGCGCGGGCATCCAGGCGGTGCCCAAGGGCCAGATGGAGGCCGCCCGTTCGCTGGGCTTCTCGCACGCGAGGGCCATGGTCTCGATCGTCGTCCCGCAGGCGTTCCGCATCGTGATCCCGCCGCTCACCAACGAACTGGTCCTGCTCTTCAAGGACTCCTCGCTGGTGCTCTTCCTCGGCGTCACGCTGGAGGAGCGCGAACTCACCAAGTTCGGACGCGACCTGGCCAGCCAGACCGCCAACTCCACGCCGATCCTGGTCGCGGGCCTGTGTTATCTGCTGGTCACGATCCCGCTCGGATTCGTCGTCCGCCGTCTCGAGGCGAAGGCCGGGGAGGCCACCAAGTGA
- a CDS encoding pyridoxal-phosphate-dependent aminotransferase family protein, whose protein sequence is MSEESNAVTHPFLDLAPLSAAHFASIEDRVARLLSTEQDVVITQGEALLPLEGAIRGTAGPGTTALNVITGPYGQTFGDWLRDCGATVVDLAVPFHAAATAAQVRDAFAEHPSIDFVSLVHAEAATGNTNPVAEIGEVVREHGALFYLDAVASIGAEPVLPDAWAVDLCVIGAQKAMGGPAGVSAVSVSERAWSRMAANPRAPRRSYLSLLDWKERWVDGGRKALLHAPAQLEMLALEACVERIEAEGLDAVMNRHATAAAATRAGAEALGGGLEPYVYRARDAAPVATTLRVPAGADATAVVARALAADPALPLVAGGGALAKEMIRVNHYGPDATRDVVQASLAAVGTALAESGHAVDPEGARRAVTEVWG, encoded by the coding sequence GTGAGCGAAGAGAGCAACGCCGTGACCCATCCCTTCCTGGACCTCGCCCCGCTGAGCGCCGCGCACTTCGCGTCGATCGAGGACCGCGTGGCGCGGCTGCTCTCCACCGAACAGGACGTCGTGATCACCCAGGGCGAGGCGCTGCTGCCGCTGGAGGGCGCGATCCGCGGCACCGCCGGGCCCGGCACCACGGCGCTCAACGTGATCACCGGGCCGTACGGACAGACCTTCGGGGACTGGCTGCGGGACTGCGGGGCCACGGTCGTCGACCTCGCGGTGCCGTTCCATGCCGCGGCGACGGCCGCTCAGGTGCGGGACGCCTTCGCCGAGCACCCGTCGATCGACTTCGTCTCCCTGGTGCACGCGGAGGCCGCGACCGGCAACACGAACCCCGTCGCCGAGATCGGCGAGGTGGTGCGCGAGCACGGCGCCCTGTTCTACCTGGACGCCGTCGCGTCGATCGGCGCGGAGCCGGTGCTGCCCGACGCCTGGGCAGTCGACCTGTGCGTGATCGGGGCGCAGAAGGCGATGGGCGGCCCGGCCGGTGTGTCGGCCGTGTCCGTGAGCGAGCGGGCCTGGTCGCGGATGGCCGCGAACCCCCGGGCACCGCGGCGGTCCTACCTGTCCTTGCTGGACTGGAAGGAGAGGTGGGTCGACGGCGGGCGCAAGGCGCTGCTGCACGCGCCGGCCCAGCTGGAGATGCTGGCACTGGAGGCGTGTGTCGAGCGGATCGAGGCCGAGGGTCTCGACGCGGTGATGAACCGGCACGCCACGGCCGCCGCGGCGACGCGGGCGGGAGCGGAGGCACTCGGCGGAGGGCTCGAACCGTATGTGTACCGGGCGCGGGACGCGGCGCCGGTCGCGACGACCCTGCGCGTGCCGGCCGGGGCGGACGCGACGGCGGTCGTCGCCCGAGCGCTGGCGGCGGACCCGGCGCTGCCGCTGGTCGCGGGCGGGGGCGCGCTGGCGAAGGAGATGATCCGCGTCAACCACTACGGTCCCGACGCGACGCGGGACGTCGTACAGGCGTCTCTCGCCGCCGTCGGCACCGCGCTGGCCGAGTCCGGACACGCGGTGGATCCCGAGGGTGCCCGGCGCGCGGTGACGGAGGTGTGGGGGTAG
- a CDS encoding transporter substrate-binding domain-containing protein: MNPVPGRRTRMLAATTATAGLLLVAGCSSGGGGKTTAHGVPLVKAGQLTTCTHLPYPPFQSEIGGKVQGFDVSLIDLVAKNLGVKQDIVDTPFENFKTGAFLNSGQCDLAAAGMTITPERKKNVDFSDPYFEATQAVLVDRKSGIDSLAGLKAKGKKLGAQAQTTGEDYARKQGFDPVSFESSDAVLNGLRTGQVQAVIIDYPVVQGWLKDKANAAAFKVVDNLNTGEQYGFTVKKGNTKLVAAVNTAIKDAKADGTYKKLYEKWIGPYDESAATASPSAS; encoded by the coding sequence GTGAACCCGGTCCCCGGACGCCGTACGCGCATGCTGGCCGCCACCACCGCGACGGCCGGGCTCCTGCTCGTGGCCGGGTGCTCTTCGGGGGGCGGGGGCAAGACCACCGCCCACGGGGTGCCCCTGGTGAAGGCGGGGCAGCTCACGACGTGCACCCACCTCCCGTACCCGCCCTTCCAGTCGGAGATCGGCGGCAAGGTGCAGGGCTTCGACGTCTCGCTGATCGACCTGGTCGCCAAGAACCTCGGCGTGAAGCAGGACATCGTGGACACGCCCTTCGAGAACTTCAAGACGGGCGCCTTCCTCAACTCGGGGCAGTGCGACCTCGCCGCGGCGGGCATGACGATCACTCCGGAGCGCAAGAAGAACGTCGACTTCTCGGACCCCTACTTCGAGGCCACCCAGGCCGTCCTGGTCGACAGGAAGAGCGGCATCGACTCCCTCGCGGGTCTGAAGGCCAAGGGCAAGAAGCTCGGCGCCCAGGCGCAGACCACCGGTGAGGACTACGCGCGCAAGCAGGGCTTCGACCCGGTCTCCTTCGAGTCCTCCGACGCCGTGCTCAACGGTCTGCGCACCGGCCAGGTCCAGGCCGTCATCATCGACTACCCGGTCGTCCAGGGCTGGCTGAAGGACAAGGCCAACGCCGCCGCCTTCAAGGTGGTGGACAACCTCAACACCGGTGAGCAGTACGGGTTCACGGTGAAGAAGGGCAACACCAAGCTCGTCGCCGCCGTCAACACCGCGATCAAGGACGCGAAGGCGGACGGCACGTACAAGAAGCTGTACGAGAAGTGGATCGGCCCGTACGACGAGAGCGCCGCCACCGCCTCCCCGTCCGCGTCATGA
- a CDS encoding SCO1860 family LAETG-anchored protein produces the protein MNTHSFRMPARRFTATAAATVLAAGPVVLAGAGSAHATGSKGRASAVVLRTGLDVSLLNKTVNVPLAVSLNEVQAPRSAESTALTARLDGVAGGRPFSVLRAEAAGAKATVTPTKAEATTNLAHARVHVPGLPLLSLVELSQVTSTATCEAGRKPVASTNVLGAVTVLGKRIRVTAGGPSEVKVPGVGDVRIDFSKAQASSDTAAASALVLKVSINPLKLNVAEVEGTLTLAGVSCEAPAAPVQEGGGGAPVSEVTPQGAPAKEAPAKAPAKAPAKTEAGLAETGGSSSTPYVVGSGVVLLAAGAGAVALGRRRTRP, from the coding sequence TTGAACACCCATTCCTTCCGCATGCCCGCACGCCGGTTCACCGCCACCGCCGCGGCCACCGTCCTCGCCGCCGGTCCGGTGGTGCTGGCCGGTGCGGGCTCCGCGCACGCCACCGGCTCGAAGGGCCGGGCGAGCGCCGTCGTCCTGCGCACCGGGCTCGACGTGTCCCTGCTCAACAAGACGGTGAACGTCCCGCTGGCCGTCTCCCTCAACGAGGTGCAGGCGCCGCGGAGCGCCGAAAGCACGGCGCTGACGGCCCGGTTGGACGGTGTGGCGGGCGGCCGGCCCTTCAGCGTGCTGCGCGCGGAGGCCGCCGGCGCCAAGGCGACGGTGACGCCGACGAAGGCCGAGGCGACCACGAACCTCGCGCACGCCAGGGTCCATGTCCCCGGACTCCCGCTGCTCTCCCTGGTCGAGCTCTCGCAGGTCACCTCGACGGCGACCTGCGAGGCGGGCCGGAAGCCGGTCGCCTCGACGAACGTGCTGGGCGCGGTGACGGTCCTCGGAAAGAGGATCAGGGTCACGGCGGGCGGTCCCTCGGAGGTGAAGGTGCCAGGGGTCGGCGACGTCCGTATCGACTTCTCCAAGGCGCAGGCCTCGTCCGATACGGCGGCCGCGTCCGCGCTCGTCCTCAAGGTGTCCATCAACCCGTTGAAGCTGAACGTGGCCGAGGTGGAGGGGACGCTGACCCTCGCGGGTGTCTCGTGCGAGGCGCCCGCCGCGCCGGTACAGGAGGGCGGCGGGGGCGCGCCCGTCTCCGAGGTGACGCCCCAGGGGGCGCCCGCGAAGGAGGCGCCGGCGAAGGCGCCCGCGAAGGCGCCCGCGAAGACGGAGGCGGGGTTGGCCGAGACCGGGGGGTCGTCGTCCACGCCGTACGTCGTGGGGAGTGGGGTGGTGCTGCTGGCCGCGGGTGCGGGGGCGGTCGCCCTGGGGCGACGCCGTACGCGACCCTGA